TACTAATAtggagtaataattttttattagtcgaTAGTGTAAGATTTTATGGGAAAGAACATAATCATTAAACTCATCATAAATAACACTAttctagaaaaaatatattcattttgatGCCGTGTGAATACCATTACGTTGACAAAGAAAACATATCGTTAAGCTTACTCACAACATTTATAAAGACcgaccataaaaaaaaaaaaaacattgataacgaccgtaaaaaaaaaatacaacattgATAACGaattgattcattttttaaCTATACCGTGTGGATCGgaggggaaaaaaaattaaaaatagaaacgcTCCAACGACAACAATCATCGGAATTTCCGCTGTTAATCTATCGTACTCCCCAGTCAAGAAGCAATTTGCGGAGATTCGTATCTTTTAAATTAGCATAATCCCTGTTCAACACTATTCCGCTTCCGCATATGAACACTAGTTAATGtcattttttgtgtgttttgtgaACCCGGCCGTCGTGTTTGATTATGTTGGTGAAAatatttcagttaattttttttattaattgaaaattttgttcgacagtttgatatatatatgaattttttttagtaatttttgttatttttaattaataatataaaatatgtttcaaagaatgtgtaaaaaaaaaatcaaagggtGCAAGGTTCCACTGTTTATATGTGATGagaatcatttatttaaaaatttatgttcaatttttttcatgtgTAAAATTCTCTTGAAGATTAGTGAGAATCACATACTGTAGATGATATTAGTGTCTCACTCAGTGTGTTGGGAACATTCCTGACTTCTGAacccaagaaaaaaaagtgttagtAGGTAGAGTTGAGCTAGAAATGTTATTACATGGATGAGTAAgctcaaattcaaattgttaGCATGCAGATGGATTCTTTAAAAGTGTTACTGTTATTAGCATGACGCTGAAGAATCAAAATGAGAATATCTCCTGATTCTATGTTGAATTTATCCTTGACAGAAAGTGATGGTATTCTGGGACTCATCGAAACTGGATGAacaatatcatcatcatcatcatcagaaaGTGAAACACTTGGTTTGAAAAAgagctttttttcattttttggtgtGTAATATTTCTTAACTTCCTTTTGGAAACTTGTCTTGTCATTTTGGTGGAATTTCTCAGTCATTACCAGACTATTCTAAATGCTGAAAGTCTATTCTAAATTCTACCAGACAAGTATATATGCTCAGACTGGTCTggaacttttttgttttttggtgtgTAATATTTCATACTTTCCTTGTGGAAACTGCTCTTGTCATTTGTTGGTGTTTCTTAGCCATTCAGTTTAATTTTCTATATGATTATTCTAAATGCTGAAAGACTATGTTGGGAGAACAATTCAAATTTCCAATTTTAAAACTTTAggatattttagatttaaagatattttctaaaacatccTAAAGATTTgaaattagaaatttgaattgttcttgtatagattattttaaattctagcGGACTGTTCTACCAGACTATTCTACTGCACAAGTATGCTCAAACGTCTCAATGCTGAAAGGCTAGCTATTCTAAATTCTATATATTTAGCTGGCATGTATTGCGGAGATGATAAACCTGGACAACATTTTTATGTTACTTATGACATATCTCGACAACACACTTCATGTTAAATTGGTATAACTATCTGTGTGCTAAGAAGACTCATaactactctttttttttttgtttctagcGAGAAGGCCTTAAAGCATTGAGTGATTGAGGTATGAAATTTATCTTTCTGTAATCGTTGGGTTGGACTTTGCTCCAAAAGGTTGAAAGTTGGATGATGTATGTATATAAGTACTAGTGAGTTGATAGTAGTTTGATTGTGTTTGTCACTTGATTTCAACAGGTTTCacagatttctgatttcaaatttcaaattcatacAAGATGGATCTAGAAAGATAAATAGAGGACCAGTTCTCCAAGTTACACCCTTCCTTACCAGAAAACACCAGAATTGGAATAGTTGGTGCTGGTCCACATGGCTTATCAGCAGCTTATGCACTGCCAGGCTTGGTTATAAGAATATCACAGTTTTGGAGAAACATCACACGGTTAGTGGCATGTGTGAATCAGTAGAAATTGAAGGTATATCTTGATTGTACTCTCTTAACCATAGTTATTTACAATTCACGATTCAAATCTTATGATTCCATATAATTTGGTTACCTATAGATGAATCTTAAATGACTTTATATCTTTTGAGCAATTTCGTACTATCAATATGAATCACATGATTCAAcgattatttttacttttctatCACTAATTctcatgaaaaaattgaaagtcATAAAAGCTTAAATTGTTAAATGCAAAAGAATTGAAGGAACACTTCTGTACTTATCCTATTTGAGTATCCCACTAATTTATTTGTCATTCACTCATTCAATGCATGTACTCTATTTAGCTAATTAATTGCTTTGCTTccatttttctaaataaagGCTTCGTAAATCCCaatataactaataattttgttttttaagactTCTAGTAAGTTGTTATAtctatttctaatttaattttcttacaaTGAACACTACatacataatatatatgatagatttgaagtaatttttcattgtctttgaatcttagaattcaataaaattagaatTCATGATTCAAATCTCGATTTGATAACTTAGCTCTTAACTAATTCAAGTGACAATAGGTTTTGACTACATGTAAATGTCTATGCAGGAAAAGTTTATGATCTAGATGGGCAAGTTCTTGCAGCAACCAGTACACCAATCATTTTTCGCTTGGCAAGAGAGACAGGCTCTGCACTAGAAGAATTGGACTCCCACAAGCTTGCTGTTATTGACCCTTCCTCTGGAGAATATCAAGATACTAAAGTTGCTGATGATTATGTATCTATTGTGTCACTTACATTGGAAATCCAAGTTAGTTTTTGCTCTCTACTTTCAGTCTTTTATAGGCACCTAAAGGATGTTTTTACATTGTTCTCTGACTTGAAATTTGTATGCGGTTAATTCTCCTTGTGCTATTGACAGGAAAAGGTGAAGAATTGCGATCGGATTGGGGTCCATGCTGTTAGTGACATTGCTTCAGACTTAACTCCAGAATATCTTGAGCATCATGGACTCAAATCTGTTCCTAAATCTGTAGCTTACGGTTACACTACTTCAGGATATGGATTTATTCAAGACATGCCTTATGCCTACCTTCATGAATTTACTAGAACATCCATAGCTGGAAAAATTTGACGATTTATAGATGGATATACTAGTCTTTGGCAGAAGATTGCTGAATTGCTTCCTTTAAAACTTCACTGCAGCACTGAAGTATTGGCAAACAGGCGGAACTCTGATGGTGTCACCGTTAATATCAAGAgcttaaatcaatttgaaacttTGGAATTTGATAAGATCATAATCTCTGGTTCATTTCcattaaaatatgaaagaacTTACAGATAATTGACTTCAATTTGTATAGGCATGTAGAATTCTTACTGCTTCATATTTATGCAAGGTATTTCTTTTATCCAGCTTGAAACCTGATTAAACAAGTCTTGTGGCAGAGTGTGAAACAGAAGTAATGGATGCAAGTgaccttgaaaaggatttgttcAGCAAAGTAGAGACAAATGACTACTACACCACTGTTTTAAAGATTAAAGGGCTAGAACATTTGCCTGttggattttattattttagtgaaTATATGAAAGATCCTAGCACAATTGGACATCCAGTTGCAATGCAGAGATTTTATGCTGACACTAATATATTCTTATTATGGTCCTATGGAAACTCTGTTGATATTAAGGGACCAACAGTCATGGAGCTAGCAATCAAGACAATAGAAGCCATTGGAGGAGAGGTTCAACATGTCATTCTTCAGCACCGTTTTATGTATTTTCCTCATGTTGGCAGCCAAGTTATttcgtatttaaaaaaaatccattactCTTTGCCAAGTAATGACTCCACATTTGAAGTTTTAATGCAGATATGAAAGAtgatttttatgaaaagttggaATTAGAGCTTCAAGGTTCAAGGAATACTTATTATGTAGGTGGACTTATAGCGTTTGAGCTCACAGAGAGAAATTCATCTTATGCCATGGCTTTGATCTGCAAGAACTTAGCAAATAGGAATGATTTTCCAATGTTTCCTTACACCAAGCTAATTTGCCATCTGTGTATATTTTGACATCTCATTGATTTGAAAAGCCAAGATTTTATCGATTTTAGATAGTCGAGTCTTCCAAATAGACCTACACCGAATAGAAGCATGTTTTATGCAGAATTTGTTTCCCTTGCAAGCTGAGTGCCAGAAAAAGAATCCTAGAGAATTAGGTGAATTGCCAGAAGTGCAATTTCCTGATTTGCCTACTTTGAATAGCTACTTTAAGCACTGGGGAACTCATCTAATCACTCAAAACAGGAATCTTTATACTTGGATTAATGAAGAAGGGACTCCAGTATGCCAAAGGACCTATGGAGAACTATATTTTAACTCTTCTTGCATTGCTCATAATCTCCTAACAAGCCAAAAGCCAGTTATCAAGCCAGCTGACAAGGTTCTCATGGTCTATGCCCCTGGTTTGGATTTTATTGATGCGTTCATTGGATGCCTAAGAGCTAAAGTCATACCAGTCCCCATTCTTCCTCCAGATCCCATGCAAAGAAATGGACAGGCtctaattcaaattgaaaatattGCCAAGTCATGTAACATTGTGGCAATTTTATCAACTGTAGCTTATCACTCAGCAGTCCGTGCAGGTTTGTAGAAAAATTTAATCTCATTAACTGGAAAAAATGGGAAATCCTCAGCTCGGTGGCCGAATCTTCCATGGTTGCACACTGGTACATGGGTCAAGAACTCCAAAAGTATGATTGTGGAACATCTTGAAAAACAATGTGAACCTCAGCCAGGTGATATATGTTTCTTGCAATTTACCTCAGGTTCAACTAGTGATGCTAAAGGAGTGATGATCGCTCATGGTGGGCTAATTCACAATGTAAAGTTCATGCGAACAAGATACAAGAGCACCTCAAGGACAATCCTAGTAAGCTGGCTCCCTCAGTATCATGACATGGGGCTTATTGGGGGACTTTTTACATCTCTTGTTAGTGGTGGATCTGCAGTTTTATTTTCACCAATGACATTTATCAAGAAACCACTCTTATGGCTTGAAACTATTAGCAAATATCAAGCAACTCATAGCGCTAGACCCAACTTTGCCTTTGAGTTACTGATTCGAAGATTGGAGTCTGACAAGGATAAGCTTCGGAATTTAGACCTTTCATCCTTGACTTTTCTTATGGTTGCTGCTGAACCAGTGAGACAAAAGACCCTGAAAAGATTTATTGAGCTAACAAGTCCTTTTGGCTTATCTGAAAAAGTGATGGCTCCTGGATATGGCTTAGCAGAAGATTGTGTGTTTGTCAGCTGTGCATTTGGAGAACGCAAGCCAATCATTGTTGATTGGCAGAGAAGAATTTGTTGTGGATATGTTAATCACGAGGATGCGGATGTTGAAATTAGAATAGTTGATCCAGAGACTTGTGAAGAGCTTCAGGAAGATGGAAAGGAGGGAGAAATATGGATTAGTAATCCAAGTGCAGGCATAGGATACTGGGGAAGGGAAGAATTGAGTCAAAAAACTTTCAGGAATGAACTTCATAATCATCCTAGACGTAGCTACGCGAGAACTAGAGACTTGGGGCGAATAATAGATCAGAAGCTATTCATCACTGGAAAGATCAAGGATCTAATCATCGTTGCTGGAAGAAATATTTACTCAGCAGATGTTGAAAAGATAGTTGAGACTTCATCTGAATTTCTTCGTCCTGGTTGCTGTGCTATCATTGGAGTCCCTGAGGAAATTTTATCAGCAAAGGGAATTTCCATTCCAGATGGCTCTGATCAGGTTAGCTTAGTTGTGATTGCAGAAGGGATGGAAAGACAGTGAGCAATGATTTGATTGAGAAAATTAAGACTCTGTGTGGTAGAAGAACATGGAATCAATATTGCTTCTGTCAAGTTGGTCAAGCCTAGAACCATCAGCAAAACAACATCAGGAAAAATCAAGGGATTTGAATGTGTCAAACAGTTCACAGATGAAACACTGAACTTGGTACCACAAGGTTCAAAAACTATTTTGACAAAGAAGTCTTTGTTAAGGTCATTCACTACAAGAACATGGGGAGAAGAAAAAACACCAGGGCCACAGCAAGTAAGAGGTAGTATACTTGCTCCTAGAAAAAGGATCAATAAGAATGAAATTGTAGAGCTCTTGAAAGGGCTTATTTCTGAGCAGACTGGAATCCCAGTCAACGACATCTCAATCACAGACAACCTGACATCCTATGGAATTGACTCAATTGGTGTGGTTAAAGCAACTCAAAAACTCTCAGATTTCTTAGGCACTCCAGTTGCAGCTATAGATGTTTTCACTGCATCCTGTATTCTAGAATTGGCTAACTTCTCTAAGGATCTTCTATCAAAGTCTCAGCCTTCTCTTTCAAGCAATCCATCCAATGTTCCAGAAGCTTAGACTGATTCTACTGAATTGATTGTGGAGGTATCCAAGTCTCGCCAATTTGGTATCTGTGTACTTCAACTCCTAGCACTCATTTATGTTTCTATCATGCTGGTACCTCCTGCATATCTATCCATTACtacttatttaaatttcatccTAAGTGCCAGTAAATGGATAGATGGATTTCCCTGgttaaattacttaattttcaTGACTTTTGTACCTCTTGTTGGATTCTTTGCATTGCTCCTACTTGCATTTGCATTTCATTATTTGGAAGCTCTTTCTAGGGGCCAAACTATGCCCTTACCTCTGAAATCTCCATCTACTCGATGGATTTTTGTCAAGTGGTTGGCACTATATAAGGCCCAAGGAATTTCTTCTACGGTTCTGGCCGTACACCTCAGGGGAACAGTTTTTCTGAATTACTGGTTTGAGATTCTGGGTGCAAGGATTGGATCCTCAGTTTTACTCGATACTGTTGACATCACTGACCCATCTTTGGTGTCAATTGGAGATGAAGTTGTCATTGCTGAAGGTGTTTTGGTTCAAATCCACGAGGTAAAGAATGGAATTTTAAGTTTCCATCCTATTAGGATTGGGAAATGTTCTTCCATTGGACCTTATGTTGTTATCCAAAAAGGAAGTGTTATTGAAGAAGGTGCTGAGGTACAGGCCCTGCAAAAGGTTGGACAAGACCAACATGTGTTCAAACCTGCAATGCTTACAAAAGTACTTTATATATTCTGaacatatatttttaggttatttttttatatctaacaTTCTCACTCTCTCTCTATTGGAAAAAAACTCAACTCTcacatcaactaaaaaaaaagtcaagtaATAGTATATAAGTGAGAAACAACCCTCATTccttgagctagcttttgggtttgagttaggcctaaactcacattctaagactCTCTTCAAACCCACACGTGCACGCACCATGTAGCTTTATCTTTCTGCCCAAGTATTGTCTCAGCATTTGATTTTGAAGTTTAGGAATTTATAgtatatttctctaatttttgGAAGAACCAAAGTCATGGCTATGCATGTCTATATctacaatataaatataaattaaatacatacAACAATTGAAGCTAGAACTATTAACTAATAcctttccatttttatttcagAATGAAAACTACCTATTATCAGCAAAACTCAATGTGATATCATCCACCACTTTATGGGAATCTATCTTGTTGGCTTTCTCAGCTCCCTTGCTGCAGTCATTGCCtacttattatatatttggTTCTCCAAGCAACCTCCATCACCCCAGCACTTCACCTTTGTTTGCATATATGGTGCCTTCCATTGGATACCGTTTACAATCATTGCATATGCTACCCTGTTTTCTGAAGTCTCGTCAAATCCCATCACCTTTGCCATTTCATTTACCAGCGCCTACTTGCTTCATGGTTTCATACTCATCATTCTCACCACTGCTTTTACTCGTCTCCTCAAAACTAGTCAAAACCAAAGCCAATTTAAACCCGGCTTTGATGCCAAATGACAACTTCCTGCCACCTTAGATGTGCAAAGCTTCTCTCAGGAACAGAAGCCTTCTGCATATATCTATGCCTTTTAGGTGCGAAAATTGGTGAACATTGTTCCATTAGAGCCATCAACCCAGTTTCAAATCCAGAGTTAATGTCAATTGGTGCTGGTGTCCATCTTGGAGATTTTAGCCGTGTAATTACAGGTTTTCATTCTTCAAGTGGATATGTTGGAGGAAAAATTGAGGTTCAGGACAATTTGGTTAGCGGGAGTCAAAGTCTAATCCTCCCTGGTTCTCTAGTCCAAAAGAATGTCATTCTTGGTGCACTTTCTGTTGCTCCAATGAATTCTACATTCCGAGAGGGTGGTGTCTACATTGGCTCACAGTCCCAAGTTGTCATAAGGAACTCCGTGAAGAATTCTTATGATGAAGGGAAAGAAGAGACAGACATGGTAAGCAAGATAAGAGTTGGTAATTTGGCTGCAGCATTGCACAAAAATGAGTCACACAAAGTGACCTTGACCAGAACATGGTATCAGACATTCTTCACTCAGCCACTGCTACAAACAGTTCAAGATTTTTAAAGAATTCAATAAAACTCATTGATATTTAATCAAGATTTTTTatgtaacttataaaaaaaaactcataatatttaaaagttcacatattttgatgaatttttttctaaaataaattttgatggaTAAATCGTGACTTAATAGGACATTCTTACAAAGCCAATCAACTAAAGTCTTCTTATCATGTTTGGGTCTTGTTTATGTATTGTTGCGGGAAGTTGTTATATCCACTCCCATTTTTGTATATACACTcctctttttaatttgtttttttaaaatttcctttttcaaaattaatacactCCCCTGTCAACAGTTCCAGAAAAAGCTACAGATTTTCCAATTCTCTTCTTTATGTCCTTATTGCTTCAAATCCTCATAACACTCTGGAGTATACACACACTAACCCAAAAGGCAACCAACAGGGTCTTGCCTATGTATTTGAGGGCCTAaggtaaattcttttttaaaaaaaattaaaataatattaattatatattatatattatttttatatttctaagttaaaaaaatttgtatattaatattttataataagttGTTCTAATATGTTACATGTTTTCTTTATTGGATGTATGTTATTgttgttcttaaaaaaaatctcaattggTCATGTATGACTTTCcatcaattaatttaaagaaaatgacTCAATTggataaagttaaaaaaaataaagaatccaattgcataataaaaaaaataaaagaacctaattgaatatttttaatcaactaAGTGACCAAAATGAATATTAagtcattttattaaaatagggtataaaagttttcaaactttttaaaatagaaactaGGTCATGCAGTTCAATGGTGGTCTTGGCATTAGGTCCTTAAGATCTATCAATGAGGCCTCTCTCCTTAAGCTTGGTTGGGATATGCTCTCTTGCTCggagttacaacttacaagacAAGCATGGCATGGCATGGCATGGCAGCAGTGTGACGAAGTGGCCCACcctaatattataagacaagCATGACATGACATTGGGCGGTGTGAACAATCTTTACGCGGTTTTTCTTCCGCTTCCTTTCAATAATGAAATGCCACGTGTCTGATCAAAGACGCCGCCAACATCCCTACGAGGATGTCTGCTTGGCACGTGCCAGACTGTCAAACGCCTTATTACCTCGGAATAGTAGTGTGCATCTTCGTGACATGTCCACTGTCCCTCCATCCCAACTTTGCTCTCTCTtgagtctttttctctttgacacTTATCTTAAATATCTTCCTTGTAGTAGTTCTTACTATATCAAGAGGTTCATATTGTCAACTTCATTTCAAATTTCAGTGCAAAAGCACAGTAATTTTGCCATTTCTTACCCTGTCTCATTTCTGaccagaaagaaaagaaaagaaggaagctTCAACGTCAGAGAGTGACACAATATAATAAAGGGTTATTTTTGTCATTCCTCTCTTCTTTGCTATTCTACTGCTCTAATACAATGGCCATCAAGAAAGTTCTAATCCTGGTCATCTACATTTTCATTGTTCAATCCTCTAGTTCAAGTGACCTCAACAAAATCACTCTTCAATTTCGCTTGTATTAATTGTGGTAAAAATCATTGCTTAATACATGCTTACTTACAGGTCGTATATATCAAACAAACATGGCAGGAAGCGGGTCCATAGCAACAAACAAAGAGGTATAGATATACATAAAATCGTTAATTACATGTTATTTGggtctctctcttctttctttctttttttttttttatcttttggtaaTGTATATGGTGTTGGTTTATCCAATTACATATGTGGTTTTACTTTTAGGTTGCAAGATTCGAACGAAGCTGCTTCTGTTGGCATAGTAGAAGACTCGGCAAGAGAAGTCCCTACGGGACCTGACCCCCTTCATCACATCAACCACCCTATAGGCCATTGAATTTCCTTCCTTAAAAAACTCTGCTATATATACTTTAGTAGATTTTAGTGTAGTAGGTTCGTGCTTTAACAAAGGACCCTCCTCATTAATTCcactattttgtttatttttctacaTCATGTATTTAGTGCTTACGGTTTTGTAATTCACGGTCCATATCTTCTGCTATGTGCTTACTTTTGTACATAATCAGAACCGATTATACTTGGGatcattatatttgtttttaatattgtttgcaattcatttttgttttccacTCTGTTCATCATTTatattgtgaaagaaaagaatatcAAACATCTATTGCCTATTGTATGATAGACTCAAATATTCATTGGTGGTCGTTGCATTTTACACTTCTCAAAGAGCATCCGAAGAAGACAAAATGACCATTTGTTGCCTTTTACAAACAATACAGAGGATCCCTGCAAATTGGAACTGTACAATTTTCAGAGTTGCGGTTCCTTGTTTTTTTAACGCctattatattttaagtttagCCATTAGTCCAGTAAATTGgtacaattttatttgattcaaaATAAGTGCTGCTTGAAAAAGATATTGCTACTTTTGAAGTGAACTGGTCCGCAAAAAAATCCTAGACTCTTTTCAACTAACATAAAAGTTGTCATTTTCATCCGATTAATTAATATCAGGATCGATCCATATTAAGCCATCCGATATGTTCACAAGAATATGTTGATGCCatatgatattttctttttttagactACGTAAATGTATCATCGCATAATGTTTTACAACATGATGAAACTAGTTTACTTCATATTAAATGCTTTTATatacaaaactcaaattcaaaaagaaaaagaagttataAGATTATATGGATGGTTGAAGAAAAGGGAGATTGTGAGTTAGATTTTTTtccactaataaaaaattaacaaattaataattaatatttattgataaaaaaatccaaaaaggaaaaacaggtGTATATTACTTGGATTAACCATTATTgattatgatatatttaattataaatattaaattttgatataaaaattacctctaattttaataacaggttattttatttaacaaatttttatatgataaataattacaattaagctttttaaatggtttaagcaggtataattaattatttagataGGGCACTGCCATTTTTCCACTCTATTAAGGGGTGGATTgagatgaagagagagagagagagagagagagagagaaatataaaggaaaaaaagttataaatatgataaggacatgatgaaaaaacaaaatagagatgaaaagaaaatggGAAGGAactgaaatgaaaaagaaaataaatggatgATAAGTTTTTTCATTCATCTTGATATAACAATagatatcttataattttacgTCTCAGGTTTAGATGCAATTACTAATTAGGACTGATAATAATCATTCATCCTAGATATAACAATAGATGTTTTATGAATCTACACCTTAGCCAATTACTAATTAACACTAACCTAATTAAGTTGGTAATTACCACAAAACTTATggtcaacaattcctcatctatAAATACCAGGACACAAGCAACAATTTTCTTCtacacaaatatatttttatcatactcCATTATATCCAACTACCACTAGGGGTGTTTAATTATAGTTACATCTAACTAAAATATACCAAAACTATAAGCCACTGGAAAATTAAGTGTGGGTCAACATCTTTTGAACTATAATTGAGCAAACTGTCCAATAACTTCCAAGGGGGACACAATAATGTTCGATCAACATATTAATTCTCTTGTTGTGTGCTTTTGGCACTAACTAGTGAAAGGGTATGAAGGGATGATTTGGGGCAAGTACTAAAAATCTCAAGACCTTGCTTTCAACACAAACTACTGATCAAAGGGTGTGGTGCGATTGGGGACAAGTACTAAACAAAATCACAGAACCTTGTAACTAAACCATGCACATTTTAGGTGTTGATATTTTAATATGCTCCAAGTGTTTGACAGtaataatcaatttatttaaaccGTTCCTTAAAACACTACTCATCTCTCTGTAAGGGATAAATGGATACAGTAAACAGTCAGCGCATAGGCTATAGCATTGCTGTGAAAGACAATAATATGAACCAGAACTGGTAGGATATCCAATAGTGCCATAATGTTTAACTGGTTAGTATCATGTTAAATTCTAAGTTAAAGCTTTCAAAAAGAGTAATTATTTCCGTGAGCTCTTGATTGTATTTAGTAACTTAGATTAGATAGCTCTAtccatttgtattttttttgggaAATAACCTCTATCCAATTGTTGtttcacaaaattaaatatttaatgaaaaatagatgaaaaccaatacatttatattaattaaattcaaaacttATACGAAGAGAGCCAAGAGATGGAGAGATCTATTTTTTggacatatttttaaattagcttTTTGGGCCACCTATATATCACTTCATGAACATGTGATATCTAGTTTGCATAACATCATATCAACGAAGAACTTTTATTCTAAGATCACAAGATTTTGATGAATTtctttggataatttttttttttgttggagcaAGTTTACTTGATATTGTGGGTTTCTTTTGGCATAGATATCTTATACAAGCAATTTATcttcaaagtttttaaaaaataaaatttaatttaatatactctaaa
The nucleotide sequence above comes from Glycine soja cultivar W05 chromosome 11, ASM419377v2, whole genome shotgun sequence. Encoded proteins:
- the LOC114375665 gene encoding uncharacterized protein LOC114375665 encodes the protein MIVEHLEKQCEPQPGDICFLQFTSGSTSDAKGVMIAHGGLIHNVKFMRTRYKSTSRTILVSWLPQYHDMGLIGGLFTSLVSGGSAVLFSPMTFIKKPLLWLETISKYQATHSARPNFAFELLIRRLESDKDKLRNLDLSSLTFLMVAAEPVRQKTLKRFIELTSPFGLSEKVMAPGYGLAEDCVFVSCAFGERKPIIVDWQRRICCGYVNHEDADVEIRIVDPETCEELQEDGKEGEIWISNPSAGIGYWGREELSQKTFRNELHNHPRRSYARTRDLGRIIDQKLFITGKIKDLIIVAGRNIYSADVEKIVETSSEFLRPGCCAIIGVPEEILSAKGISIPDGSDQVSLVVIAEGMERQ